In Uranotaenia lowii strain MFRU-FL chromosome 2, ASM2978415v1, whole genome shotgun sequence, one genomic interval encodes:
- the LOC129745404 gene encoding neuferricin homolog has protein sequence MVTSYLAPYYRHIIVIGLAASLFVILSRDPPAQEASGSEKSDSDESPSGQGLFTDTELAAYDGTEGSKGLYLVILGHVYDVASGAKHYGPGEAYSMFVGHDASRSFISGDFEEYTPDMADVSPLTDSELKSIVKWKSFYDETYPYRGKLMGRHFDANGEPTEYHKLILERVARAAEEEAQGTKQEYPSCNVEWKQETGSRFWCSSRSGDGIERGWVGKPRQYRESKADGPVCVCVPDGDENKAVQPFAGCEVDSESCFVKDEEKSSR, from the exons ATGGTTACATCCTACTTGGCCCCCTATTATCGGCACATCATCGTGATCGGGCTGGCCGCCTCACTTTTCGTGATTTTGTCCAGGGATCCACCAGCGCAGGAAGCGTCCGGAAGCGAAAAATCCGACTCAGATGAATCGCCATCCGGCCAAGGACTTTTCACGGACACCGAGTTGGCCGCCTATGATGGAACCGAGGGCAGCAAGGGCCTCTATTTGGTCATCCTAGGGCACGTCTACGATGTGGCAAGCGGAGCCAAACATTACGGACCCGGTGAAGCCTATAGCATGTTTGTGG GTCACGATGCATCCCGATCGTTCATCAGCGGCGACTTCGAGGAGTACACCCCGGATATGGCCGACGTTTCCCCGCTCACGGATTCTGAGCTGAAGAGCATCGTCAAATGGAAATCATTCTACGATGAAACGTACCCATACCGTGGTAAACTGATGGGAAGGCACTTCGACGCCAACGGTGAACCCACCGAATATCACAAGCTGATTCTGGAAAGGGTAGCTAGGGCAGCTGAGGAGGAGGCCCAGGGTACCAAACAGGAGTATCCTTCGTGCAATGTTGAGTGGAAGCAGGAGACCGGTTCCCGGTTTTGGTGCAGTTCACGTAGCGGAGACGGTATCGAGCGGGGTTGGGTAGGGAAACCTCGGCAATATCGGGAATCGAAAGCGGACGGTCCCGTTTGCGTTTGTGTTCCCGATGGGGACGAAAATAAGGCAGTGCAACCTTTCGCCGGTTGCGAGGTTGATAGCGAAAGTTGTTTTGTTAAAGACGAGGAGAAGAGTTCGAGGTGA